A genomic region of Novipirellula aureliae contains the following coding sequences:
- a CDS encoding SCO family protein — MKRNFGSDHFSLPMPIVVCIIVGLSFSGLNRASAQTQLQDGADVQLNNSLPPEAVGITVDQNLGNRIPLDLALTDSLGRQVTTGDFFDGKKPTIVTLNYSSCPMLCSVQLNALTTSLNELKLKLGEDFRILTVSIDPAETPEIGKKTKNKYIEQLSAQPGADEGWEFCTATQPVITRLADILGFRYRYDEKTGEYNHPAMLAFVSPEGVISRYSLSIDFPPDQLKLALVEAGEGSVGSPVDQFILWCYSYDSSSNSYTPQAWRMMRAGGALTIVVMLVCLTPYWFGRLRAPKQARTEHLA; from the coding sequence ATGAAGCGTAACTTCGGCTCGGATCACTTTTCGCTCCCCATGCCGATCGTGGTTTGCATCATCGTGGGCTTGTCGTTTTCAGGGTTAAATAGGGCATCCGCCCAAACTCAACTGCAAGACGGAGCAGACGTACAGCTAAACAATTCGTTGCCACCCGAAGCGGTGGGCATCACGGTTGACCAGAACCTTGGGAATCGCATACCGCTCGACTTAGCATTGACGGATTCATTGGGGCGGCAGGTCACCACGGGCGATTTTTTCGATGGTAAAAAACCGACAATCGTCACGCTGAATTACAGCAGTTGTCCGATGCTTTGCAGTGTTCAGCTCAACGCGCTCACGACGTCGCTTAATGAACTGAAGCTAAAACTCGGTGAAGACTTTCGCATTTTGACGGTTAGCATTGATCCGGCCGAGACCCCGGAAATTGGAAAAAAGACAAAGAACAAGTATATCGAGCAATTGTCAGCTCAACCCGGGGCCGACGAAGGCTGGGAGTTTTGTACGGCGACGCAGCCAGTGATCACCCGTTTGGCAGACATCTTGGGTTTTCGATATCGCTATGATGAAAAAACGGGCGAGTACAACCACCCGGCGATGTTGGCGTTCGTTTCGCCTGAAGGAGTGATTTCTCGGTATTCCCTGAGTATTGATTTCCCGCCAGATCAATTGAAGTTGGCCTTGGTCGAAGCAGGCGAGGGGAGTGTGGGATCGCCAGTCGATCAGTTCATTTTATGGTGCTACAGCTACGATTCGAGCAGCAATAGTTATACGCCACAAGCTTGGCGAATGATGCGGGCCGGCGGAGCGCTCACCATCGTTGTCATGCTGGTTTGCTTGACCCCTTACTGGTTTGGGCGACTACGGGCACCGAAACAGGCGCGGACTGAACACTTGGCATGA
- a CDS encoding cytochrome c oxidase subunit II, with translation MLPAAFSLLADYTEDYAWFPDSASTFSEGVDSLYYWITGIAFFFFVIVIVALFFFALKYRKAKGEKATSQVSHNTPLELAWSVIPSIFLVGMFIFGAKVYLDMRTIPDGSYEVGVQAFKWGWTMDYGKGTYHPELHLLVNEPTKLTMRSSDVIHSLYVPAFRAKKDVVPGRYNYMWFEPTLVTPKVSDEELAEATKEVEESGGTWDYDKYQFTPDGYKFYDLYCAEYCGENHSEMQTVVVVHETREDLEAWVKKYSSRGDNVSLEAYGEQLYERRGCSSCHSIDGSQRVGPSYQDAFGSTRAFASGPSAMIDENYLRESILYPKEKVVAGYAPVMPSYKGQLSDDDIDSLIAYIKSLSSAGQ, from the coding sequence ATGTTACCTGCCGCCTTTTCACTCTTAGCCGATTACACCGAGGACTATGCTTGGTTCCCTGATTCAGCATCGACGTTTTCCGAAGGAGTGGATTCGTTGTATTACTGGATCACAGGGATTGCGTTTTTCTTTTTCGTGATTGTGATCGTTGCGCTCTTTTTCTTTGCGTTGAAGTACCGCAAGGCAAAAGGGGAAAAGGCAACGAGTCAGGTATCGCATAACACGCCACTTGAATTGGCATGGTCGGTGATCCCTTCGATCTTCTTGGTCGGAATGTTCATTTTTGGTGCGAAGGTATATTTGGATATGCGGACGATTCCCGACGGATCGTACGAAGTCGGGGTCCAAGCTTTCAAATGGGGCTGGACGATGGATTATGGCAAGGGAACCTATCACCCTGAATTGCATCTTTTAGTGAACGAACCAACGAAGTTGACGATGCGCAGCAGCGACGTCATCCATAGTTTGTATGTTCCTGCCTTCCGAGCAAAGAAGGACGTGGTTCCTGGTCGCTACAATTACATGTGGTTCGAGCCGACCTTGGTAACGCCCAAGGTGAGTGATGAAGAGTTGGCCGAAGCAACGAAAGAAGTGGAAGAGAGTGGAGGCACGTGGGATTATGACAAATACCAATTCACACCCGATGGCTACAAGTTTTACGATTTGTACTGTGCCGAGTACTGCGGTGAAAACCATTCCGAAATGCAGACCGTGGTGGTGGTTCACGAAACCCGCGAAGACCTTGAGGCTTGGGTGAAGAAATACAGCAGTCGGGGCGATAACGTTTCCCTCGAAGCTTACGGTGAACAACTTTACGAGCGTCGCGGTTGCTCAAGCTGCCACAGTATCGATGGTTCCCAGCGAGTTGGCCCTTCCTATCAAGATGCTTTTGGATCGACGCGAGCGTTTGCGAGCGGCCCTTCGGCTATGATTGACGAAAACTACCTGCGAGAATCGATCTTGTATCCGAAAGAGAAAGTTGTAGCTGGCTACGCGCCCGTCATGCCGAGTTACAAAGGACAACTGAGTGATGACGATATCGATTCGTTGATCGCTTACATTAAATCTCTTTCGTCGGCGGGCCAGTAA